The DNA window TTTATATCCTGACAAAAGGTGATCAACGAAAATACATGATTAAATTTCATAAATCGACTGAAGCTTTGGAAGCAATTCGCAAAGTTGATGAAGAAGAGTTGTATGAACACTTGGAAGAGAATGGTTTATTAATAGTGATTGAAGAAGACTTTCCAGAACTAACGATTATTGGAGATATGCGGTTCTAATGATCTATTTAGACAGTGACTGACAATTGAACGCTGATTTTTAATGAGAATCGGGTTATACTAAAGAAAAAATTGAAAGTTGGGATTTTATTCATGGCTTTTACGGACTTATCGATTGCGAGCGAAGCGACTATACAGCCGATTTTAGAAATTGCACAACAAGCAGGTATTCCTAAAGAGGCTTTAGAACTTTACGGAAACTTTAAAGCAAAGATTAATGTAGATCAATTAAAACCTGTTCAAAAAATGGGACAAGTTGTTCTAGTAACGGCAATTAGTCCAACTCCTGCTGGAGAAGGTAAGTCTACTGTAACTGTAGGATTAGCAGATGCTTTTAAGCAATTGAAAGAATCAGTAGCGGTAGCGCTTCGTGAACCATCTTTAGGTCCTGTCATGGGCGTAAAAGGCGGTGCTACTGGAGGCGGCTTTGCACAAGTTTTGCCAATGGAAGATATCAATTTGCATTTTACGGGTGATATTCACGCGATTACTTCAGCGAATAATGCGTTAGCCGCCTTAATAGACAATCACTTGCACCAAAAAAATGTTTTAAATATTGACCCACGCCGAATTACTTGGAAACGAGTGTTGGATATTAACGACCGTGCGCTTCGACAAGTAACGATTGGGCTAGGTGGTCCTGGACAAGGGATTCCTCGTCAAGATGGCTTTGATATTACCGTAGCTTCGGAAATCATGGCAGTTTTATGTTTAGCGACTTCTCTTGCTGATTTGAAAGAACGATTGGCACAAATGGTTATTGGCTATACCTATGACAGAGAGCCAGTTACGGTTAGAGACCTTGAAGCAGAAGGCGCGTTAACTTTATTGTTAAAAGAGGCTTTCAAACCAAATTTAGTTCAAACGATTGAAGGAACTCCAGCTATCATCCACGGCGGTCCTTTTGCCAATATCGCTCATGGCTGTAACTCGCTAATTGCAACAAACACAGCAAGACAGATAGCGGATATTGTCGTAACAGAAGCAGGCTTTGGGGCTGATTTGGGTGCTGAGAAGTTTATGCACATCAAGTCGAGAAAAGGTGGGTTTAATCCAGATGCCGTTGTTATTGTGGCAACTATTCGAGCACTTAAAATGCATGGTGGGGTAGCGAAAGATCAGTTGAAAGAAGAAAATGCGAATGCTGTAGAACGCGGAATGGTCAATTTGGCCAAGCATGTAGATACGATTCAACAATTCGGTATTGAGCCTGTTGTTGCATTAAATCGCTTTGCTGGTGATAGTGAAGAAGAATTAGCCACAGTACTCGATTGGGCAAAGCAACAAGGTGTGGCGATTGCTTTAACAGAGGTTTGGGGAAAAGGCGGGCAAGGTGGAGTAGCTTTAGCTAAACTTGTAAAGCAAGAACTACAACGTCCAACAAACTTTCAACTACTTTATAAAGAAGAAGATTCAATCGAAGAAAAACTTCGGACAATTGTTCAAAAAGTGTATGGAGGAGCAGATATTCAATTATCCGACCTTGCACAAAAGCAACTTGTGGAATTGAAAAAATTCGGTTGGGATTCTTTGCCAATCTGTATGGCGAAAACGCAGTATTCATTATCGGATCAACCTAAGTTATTAGGGCGTCCAGAAGGATTCATCATTACCATCCGAGAGATTATGCCAAAACTCGGCGCAGGTTTTTTGGTGTGCTTAACAGGCGATATTATGACGATGCCTGGTCTTCCTAAAAAGCCTGCCGCATTGAGCATGGATGTTACTGCAGATGGAAGCGCAGTTGGTTTATTTTAAGTAAGAAAAACTTGGTATTAATCTCAAGTCAACTAGTAAGAGGTATTGGAATGATTCATTCCAATACCTCTTTTTATTCATCGACATGTATTTTAAAGTCAACAATAAATTAATGTGGTTGAAGTATCAGTTAAATAAGACGCGTTGTGAAGATGGATGGTAGAATATAGGGACTAACAATGAACGATACGAAGATACCAGTCTAGTTGATATTACAGGAGGAACGAATATGAACTGCCAAATTGCTGTCACAGATTTTATTGAGCAAAACACAGCGATTTATATAAAAGTAGAGCTTTATGACCCACAAACAAATCAACGTTATCAAGAAGAGCTTCGATTTTTAGGCGATTTATTATATGGCGATTTGGTACATGAGAAAAAATCTCCTTTAACAGAACCTTGTCGACTCGAGACCATTGCATATTTGAAAACTTATTTTAACCGATAAATGAGGGGGGATTTGGATGGAATTCCAATCAACAAACCAACATTTACTATCTCAAAGAATAACTGTATATAACGATGGGTTTGGATTGGTTAAGGAAGTAAGGCAAGTTCAAGGGAAAAAAGATGTGAATAAAATCCGATTTTTAGATATCTCCCCCGAAATTGAAGCAGATTCTATTTTGATAGAAGGACTCCATGTATTAGAACAAAGCTATACCTCAAACTTGGTCAGTAAAGAAAAATTATTGGAAAAGTATATTGAAAAAATCATATTAGTGAAAAATGAAAAGCAAAATGAGGAAATGGAAATACGTCTATTAAGTGGGGCTGACCCGATTATTGCTGAACGAATTGATACGGGAGAGATCATCATTAGTCCAAGTGGACAGTTGATTTTTCCATTATTGCCAGAAGGGCTATTCACAAAACCAGCATTAGTTTGCAAAATAACCGCGATGGAAGCAGATTCGGAAGTGGAAATTTCCTATTTAACAAAGGGGCTAGAATGGCGAGCAAATTATGTTGCAAAAATCTGTGGCTCGGCAATCAACCTTACCGGATGGTTTCAAATCACTAATAATAGTGGCATGAATTTCTCTGGAAGTCAGTTTAAATTGGCTGCCGGAAAAGTAAATCGGTATATAGATGGTTCCGCTCTGCAAATGCATTCTAAGCTATTTTCAATAGCGGGGGAACCGGACTCTAGCTTTCAAAAACATCGTGTTGCCGACTCCCATGTGTATAGCATGAATCGTCCGGTGACTATTTTAAACAACCAAATAAAACAAATTAGTTTCTTAACGATAGAGGAAGTTGTTTTCCGGAGATTATATAAAGTAGATGCTCACAGTCACCAGGCTAAGATCGTGGTTGAATTCGACAATATTGAAGCTAATAAGTTAGGGATTCCACTGCCTCTCGGTATTGTAAAAGTGTACGAACAAGACATGGGCGACGAAATGATGTTTGTCGGGGAAGATGCCATCCAAAATACAGCTATAGGGCAAAAGGTATGTTTATCAATAGGAAAAGCTTTTGATATTATTAGCGAAAGTTGGGAGAAAAAACGAGAAAGAAGCGATCACTTTGACTGTATTACTTATATTTATAAAGTGCATAACCAAAAATCAGAGCATATTCGAGTAGACGTAAAACACGAAGTTTTCGAGCAAATCTGGGAGATGGAATCGTCTAGTCACGACTACGAGTTGAAGCAATCTAACGAGTTAGAGTTTCGTGTACACATCTCGGCCGGGAAAAAAGTAGAGGTAGAGTTTACTTATAAAGTAGATAGAAGAATAATTTAAATGAGTTTTGATAAAATAAGATGGTCAGAGGAAGTATTTTAAAAATAAAGGAGAAGAGATATGTTCAAAAAAATGGCTTCAGAAGCGCTAGGATTATCGGATATTGGGAAAATAATCGACCCGCAAGACTTTGATAAAACAGATTCGGATGATTACGTTATGCATGAAGATGGGGAAAAAATCTATTTTTTGATCAAAACAAAAGCAGATGAATATTGCTTTACTAATCTCGCGATTATTCATGTAGATGGAGATAGTGCGATGTCGTCTAAACGGACCTTAAAGCGCTATCCTTATTCTCAACATACCATTTCGAGCGTTGTGCTTGAAACGGCAGGGAAGATCGATTTAGACGTCGAACTTGCTTTTGTAGTAGGAGCGATACCTTTTAAAATAGATGTTCAAAAACAGCAGGCCAATCGCTTAACAGATTTGTATAAGTCTTTGTTGAGAATTGCTGAAATTACTCATGAAAATGCCATTATTACAGATATGGCAAGTGATAGCTTGAATAAAGCGGTGACTATTTTACAAAATTCCCGAGCGAGTGATGTAGTGCTCGATGATCAATATTCAAAACTAACGGATTTTGGTTTTACATGGATGACTTCTGTTCGCAACCAATACCATGTAAAAGATTTTGGAGACGTATTTGAAAAATATATCAATAATTGAAAATCGCTTTTGGGAAATGAAAACGTATAAAAAACCTAATAAATAGATGGATGCTCAAACGGCACCATCTATTTATTATTTTAGTGTAATAATAAATGACATTTGGTGTCTGAATTAAATGAATATTTTTTTAAAAAGCCACTCTCTTGAAAAGAGTTAACAGCGTGCTATAATTAGACCATTCAAATAGATTCACTCATATAATAGCGGAAATAGGGTCCGCGAGTTTCTACCGGTTTGCCGTAAACAAACTGACTATGAGAAGCAACGAAGCAGAGGGATTTTGCCTTTTTTAGGTGATAATTCTTTTTGTTTCCTTTCGAATTCAAGCTCGAAGGACATTGCTCCACTCATGGTATGAATGGATGCACGTTCTGAGGGCTTTTTTTCATGCCTTCAGTCGTGACAGAAGAGGAGCTGACAGCATGAAGAAATTACAGGACAAAATTTTATCGGACGGCAAAGTCTTGTCGGAATCGGTATTAAAAGTTGATTCATTTTTAAATCACCAAATAGATCCACCGTTAATGCAAGCAATTGGAGAAGAATTTGCATTGCGGTTTAAAGGCAACGGCATCACAAGAATTTTGACGCTCGAATCGTCAGGAATTGCGCCGGCCATGATGACAGGACTCGTTCTAGGTGTTCCTGCGGTATTCGCAAGAAAACGTAAATCACTGACATTGGTGGATCATATGTATACAGCAAATGTTCATTCATTTACTAAAAATGAAACCAATGAAATTTCTGTATCGAAAGACTTTATCAAAAAAGAAGATGTTGTCTTAGTAATGGACGACTTTCTTGCGAATGGCCAAGCGGCTTTAGGTTTATTAGATATCGTGAAACAATCAGGAGCTACGCTAGCGGGGATTGGCATCGTGATTGAAAAAGGATTTCAGCCAGGCGGAGACTTACTTCGTGAACAAGGGATCCGTGTTGAAACATTGGCACATATTGCGTCTTTAGAAAATGGGCAAGTGACATTTTTGGCGGAGGCTGATATACAATGAAAAAAGCATTAGGCGAAACAGCTTTAGGATTTCAACATGTATTAGCGATGTATGCGGGAGCAGTATTGGTACCGTTAATCGTTGGCGAAGCACTTGGACTGACAGCAGAACAATTAACGTATCTCGTAGCGATTGATATTTTACTTTGTGGAGTTGCAACAATACTACAAATTGTCAGCAACCGTTTCTTTGGTATTGGACTTCCGGTTGTACTCGGGTGTACGTTTACTGCGGTTGGACCAATGATTGCCATTGGTGGTCAATACGGGATATCGGCAATTTATGGAGCTATTTTAGTATCAGGACTATTTGTTGTTTTAATAAGTGGATTTTTTGGTAGTTTGGTTCGTTTTTTCCCACCGGTGGTTACAGGAACCGTGGTTACAATTATCGGAATTACCTTAATCCCTGTAGCGATCAATAATATGGGAGGCGGACAAGGCGCTAGTGATTTCGGTTCGCTTAGCAATATCGGTTTGGCTTTCGGAACACTTTTGTTTATTGTAATCCTCTTTAGGTTCTCTAGCGGTTTTATGAGAGCTATTGCTATTCTATTAGGGTTAGTTGTTGGTACGGTAGCAGCGACTTTCTTAGGTAAAGTCGATGTTTCTCCTATTGCAGACGCTTCGTATTTCCATATGGTAGAGCCATTTTATTTCGGCATGCCGACATTTGAGTTGCCCGCTATTTTAACGATGATTTTAGTAGCAATGGTGTCATTGGTTGAATCGACAGGCGTGTACTTTGCACTCGGAGATATTACGAAAAAGAAAATTACAGAAAAAGACTTGGCGAAAGGCTATCGTGCAGAAGGCTTGGCCATTGTTCTGGGCGGGATATTCAATTCATTTCCGTATACTGCGTTTTCACAAAACGTTGGTCTCATTCAAATGTCTGGTGTGAAATCACGAAAAATTATCTTTATTACAGGTATGATGTTAATCACACTAGGATTTGTACCGAAAATTGCTGCTGTGACTACGATTATTCCACCTTCAGTTTTAGGGGGCGCAATGATTGCGATGTTCGGGATGGTAATCGCACAAGGCATTAAAATGTTGAGTACGGTAATCACGGATTCGCAAGACAACTCCATGATTATTGCTTGCTCTGTCGGAATTGGACTGGGTGTGACAGTAGTACCGGAATTATTTGTTCAATTGCCATCAAGCATTCAAATTTTAACGAGTAACGGGATTGTCGCGGGAAGTGTGACTGCTATTGTCTTGAATATCTTATTCAACATGTTGCCTTCTAGAAAGCGCAAGTCTGTTCCAGCAGTTGGAAAAGAAAGTGCCATCAACCAAGGATAAAATAAAATGAGCAAGTCGCATACGCGGCTTGCTCATTTTTTATTGGCTATAAAAGGCAAGAAAATCGAGTGTTTTTTGAAGCGTTTCTCTTGCATCGTCTGTATATAAATCATATTGATACTGGTGTTTCAAGTTTTTTTGAGTGCCTTCAAAGAAGGCAGAAGCCACTTGAACCTCGTAAGATTGTAGAACATCAACCAACTCAGTGGATTGAGAAACGAAAGGGTCTGCATCACCTACGGTTATAAAAACTGGCGGAAATTCCGAGTTAATATGTTGAACTGTGGAAAGTTCATCAATCTTGGAGAACGATTCAAAAGGTTTTACTCCTGTGTAAGCTGTTAAAAAAAGATCAATATTTGGAAACGCAGAAGCTCTTAGTGTATTCATATTGTATATCCCACCTAGTAATACCGCTCCTTGAAGCTGAGTGTTGGATATGGCAGGCTCGATCGCCATAGAGGTAGCGAGTTCTGCATTAGATACAAGAGCAGCAACTTGGCTAGCAATCTGGGCACCTGCAGAATCTCCCCCGACAAATACTTGCTCTATATCGCCTCCGTATTCACTCGCGTGAAGTGTTAAATAAGCAAGTGCTTCATTTGCCTGCGCAACAGGACCCGGGTAAAGAGATTCTGGAGCTAAAGAATAATTAATATTCGCCACGACGTAGCCAGCATTCGCAAGTGACATGGCATAATCTTGTCGGCTATCTTTAGATCCACCGACGTATCCTCCACCGTGTATCCATAAGATTACAGGCATTGAATCAAGAGCATCTTTAGGGTAGTAAATATCCAAGAGACTATTAGCAGAATCGTGGTAAGACAAGTTTTTCACAACTGCAACTCGCTTAGTAATCTCATGCATATTTGGCGGCGCGCTAAAAGCAGCAGAACCTGATATGTGAATAGATGCTGAAACATCAGGAGGAGCAGTAGTCTCTTCGAAAACAACGATTATACATAGAAGAGAGATGAAAAAAGCAAAGGCAATCCATTCTTTTTTGGTTCGATGTCTCTTTTTTGCTGCCATGGTAGTCTCCTTTAAAGTGAGTTTTCGTTAGGAAATTATATTGAACGCTTGTTGTTTTGGGTATAGGTTAATTACGTATCAGTTTTGTCTAACATATGTATTAGATATGCTAACACGAATAAACAAAATGACCAATGGGTATAAGTCTTGAAATTGAAATATACTTGTGACAATGAAAGAGCGGATTTGCAATACAAGATGGGTACAGTAGGTATAGAAAGTTAAAGAGAAAGGAGTGAAGATGTGTTTGGACTATCCGATTTAATCTCATTAATCATTTCAGCATTCATCATTTTACCAGTTGTTGTGTTTTTAAGAGAATCCGGTTATTTGTTGATGAGTTTACTATTGGGGGTAAAAAATCCGAGGCTCACGATTGGATCGGGTACTAGGATTTTTAAAATAGGAATGTTCGATATACGAAAGTATTATCATTTATATAGTTGGTACTCGTATGATTCTTTAAAACGAGAAGGAAAGTTTGCCTATATTGCACTTTATGCGAGCCCGATTTTAGTGAATGTTATTGTTGCTGTTACATTAAATGCTATGGTAGCTAATGGCATGTTTGAAGAACGGGCAACTTTTTTCAATCGATTTGTTTTTTATGCATTTTACTATATATTGTTTGATGCAATCCCGATGAAAACAGCAAATGGGATGCCAAACAATGGAATGATTATTTATGAAATGCTTCGTTATGGCAAAAGAACCGACTTTAACAATGAACCTTTTCTTCCTTCTACATCAGAAGTGGAAGAGCAATATCACGAGGATGTTGAGAAAATAGAAGAGCTTAAAGAACATCAAAAAGATCAAGTAGAAGAAGAACGGAAAAAAGATAATATCTCTAGGGCGGAAGAAAAAGATAAGAAAGAAGAAATTGAAGAAGACAAACAAGAAAGTAAAGAAGATTTAGAAGAGATAAAAGATCAAAAGAAAGAACAATTAGAAGAATACGAAGACAATATTCCAAAATAAAATACTGGGAAATTAATGGTTTTAGAAAATCTATAAATATTTTAGTTAGAGGTAGGAGAATGCTAAGATTAGCATGTAGATTTATTAACAAAAGGAGTGCTCTAAATGACAAAGAAATCAATGGGGATTCATCATATTACGGCAATTGTTGCAGATCCTCAAGAAAATGTAGATTTTTATGCCGGGGTATTAGGATTACGTTTAGTCAAAAAAACTGTGAATTTTGATGATCCAGAAACGTACCATTTATATTTCGGTGACAAAAGTGCAAAACCAGGCACCATTATGACTTTCTTTCCGTGGGGCAACGCTTATAAAGGGAAGATTGGCGATGGCCAAGTAGGTGTCACGACTTTTGCGGTCCCTGTTGGCGCTTTAACATTCTGGGAAAAAAGATTAGAAAAGTTTAATATCCCTTTTTCAAAAGTCTCGCGTTTTGAAGAACAGTATTTAGCGTTTGATGATCCTCATGGTCTTCATTTAGAGTTAGTCGAAAGACAAGAAGGAGAGCCGAATGCTTGGAAAACTCAAGAGGTGGCAAAGGAAGTTGCGATTAAAGGATTTGGTGGCGCAACGCTATACACAGCTAACGCAGAAAAAACGGCTGAGTTATTAGAAATAGTTATGGGACTAGAAAAAGTTGGAGAAGAAGATGACTTGTTGCGTTTCCGTGCAGCGAGTGAAATCGGAAATATCATTGATGTGAAACTAACTCCTGTAGGCGTAGGGCAAATGGGAGTAGGGACCGTTCATCATATTGCATGGCGTGCACAAGATGATGCTGATCAATTGGATTGGAAAGAGAAAGTAGAAACATATGGCTTAGGCGTAACACCGGTTCAAGATCGTCAGTATTTCAATGCAATCTATTTCCGTGAATATGGGGATATCTTATTTGAAATTGCGACAGATCCACCTGG is part of the Planococcus sp. PAMC 21323 genome and encodes:
- a CDS encoding PH domain-containing protein produces the protein MFKKMASEALGLSDIGKIIDPQDFDKTDSDDYVMHEDGEKIYFLIKTKADEYCFTNLAIIHVDGDSAMSSKRTLKRYPYSQHTISSVVLETAGKIDLDVELAFVVGAIPFKIDVQKQQANRLTDLYKSLLRIAEITHENAIITDMASDSLNKAVTILQNSRASDVVLDDQYSKLTDFGFTWMTSVRNQYHVKDFGDVFEKYINN
- a CDS encoding xanthine phosphoribosyltransferase, with amino-acid sequence MKKLQDKILSDGKVLSESVLKVDSFLNHQIDPPLMQAIGEEFALRFKGNGITRILTLESSGIAPAMMTGLVLGVPAVFARKRKSLTLVDHMYTANVHSFTKNETNEISVSKDFIKKEDVVLVMDDFLANGQAALGLLDIVKQSGATLAGIGIVIEKGFQPGGDLLREQGIRVETLAHIASLENGQVTFLAEADIQ
- a CDS encoding nucleobase:cation symporter-2 family protein codes for the protein MKKALGETALGFQHVLAMYAGAVLVPLIVGEALGLTAEQLTYLVAIDILLCGVATILQIVSNRFFGIGLPVVLGCTFTAVGPMIAIGGQYGISAIYGAILVSGLFVVLISGFFGSLVRFFPPVVTGTVVTIIGITLIPVAINNMGGGQGASDFGSLSNIGLAFGTLLFIVILFRFSSGFMRAIAILLGLVVGTVAATFLGKVDVSPIADASYFHMVEPFYFGMPTFELPAILTMILVAMVSLVESTGVYFALGDITKKKITEKDLAKGYRAEGLAIVLGGIFNSFPYTAFSQNVGLIQMSGVKSRKIIFITGMMLITLGFVPKIAAVTTIIPPSVLGGAMIAMFGMVIAQGIKMLSTVITDSQDNSMIIACSVGIGLGVTVVPELFVQLPSSIQILTSNGIVAGSVTAIVLNILFNMLPSRKRKSVPAVGKESAINQG
- a CDS encoding formate--tetrahydrofolate ligase, with product MAFTDLSIASEATIQPILEIAQQAGIPKEALELYGNFKAKINVDQLKPVQKMGQVVLVTAISPTPAGEGKSTVTVGLADAFKQLKESVAVALREPSLGPVMGVKGGATGGGFAQVLPMEDINLHFTGDIHAITSANNALAALIDNHLHQKNVLNIDPRRITWKRVLDINDRALRQVTIGLGGPGQGIPRQDGFDITVASEIMAVLCLATSLADLKERLAQMVIGYTYDREPVTVRDLEAEGALTLLLKEAFKPNLVQTIEGTPAIIHGGPFANIAHGCNSLIATNTARQIADIVVTEAGFGADLGAEKFMHIKSRKGGFNPDAVVIVATIRALKMHGGVAKDQLKEENANAVERGMVNLAKHVDTIQQFGIEPVVALNRFAGDSEEELATVLDWAKQQGVAIALTEVWGKGGQGGVALAKLVKQELQRPTNFQLLYKEEDSIEEKLRTIVQKVYGGADIQLSDLAQKQLVELKKFGWDSLPICMAKTQYSLSDQPKLLGRPEGFIITIREIMPKLGAGFLVCLTGDIMTMPGLPKKPAALSMDVTADGSAVGLF
- a CDS encoding DUF4139 domain-containing protein; translation: MEFQSTNQHLLSQRITVYNDGFGLVKEVRQVQGKKDVNKIRFLDISPEIEADSILIEGLHVLEQSYTSNLVSKEKLLEKYIEKIILVKNEKQNEEMEIRLLSGADPIIAERIDTGEIIISPSGQLIFPLLPEGLFTKPALVCKITAMEADSEVEISYLTKGLEWRANYVAKICGSAINLTGWFQITNNSGMNFSGSQFKLAAGKVNRYIDGSALQMHSKLFSIAGEPDSSFQKHRVADSHVYSMNRPVTILNNQIKQISFLTIEEVVFRRLYKVDAHSHQAKIVVEFDNIEANKLGIPLPLGIVKVYEQDMGDEMMFVGEDAIQNTAIGQKVCLSIGKAFDIISESWEKKRERSDHFDCITYIYKVHNQKSEHIRVDVKHEVFEQIWEMESSSHDYELKQSNELEFRVHISAGKKVEVEFTYKVDRRII
- a CDS encoding ring-cleaving dioxygenase yields the protein MTKKSMGIHHITAIVADPQENVDFYAGVLGLRLVKKTVNFDDPETYHLYFGDKSAKPGTIMTFFPWGNAYKGKIGDGQVGVTTFAVPVGALTFWEKRLEKFNIPFSKVSRFEEQYLAFDDPHGLHLELVERQEGEPNAWKTQEVAKEVAIKGFGGATLYTANAEKTAELLEIVMGLEKVGEEDDLLRFRAASEIGNIIDVKLTPVGVGQMGVGTVHHIAWRAQDDADQLDWKEKVETYGLGVTPVQDRQYFNAIYFREYGDILFEIATDPPGFAIDETPESLGESLMLPEQYEQHRKNIQRLLPPIQVRNLDE
- a CDS encoding alpha/beta hydrolase, producing MAAKKRHRTKKEWIAFAFFISLLCIIVVFEETTAPPDVSASIHISGSAAFSAPPNMHEITKRVAVVKNLSYHDSANSLLDIYYPKDALDSMPVILWIHGGGYVGGSKDSRQDYAMSLANAGYVVANINYSLAPESLYPGPVAQANEALAYLTLHASEYGGDIEQVFVGGDSAGAQIASQVAALVSNAELATSMAIEPAISNTQLQGAVLLGGIYNMNTLRASAFPNIDLFLTAYTGVKPFESFSKIDELSTVQHINSEFPPVFITVGDADPFVSQSTELVDVLQSYEVQVASAFFEGTQKNLKHQYQYDLYTDDARETLQKTLDFLAFYSQ